A single window of Drosophila suzukii chromosome 3, CBGP_Dsuzu_IsoJpt1.0, whole genome shotgun sequence DNA harbors:
- the LOC118877975 gene encoding uncharacterized protein, with the protein MCKKLNILKKFNICTKYRACIFWACINIVVGIAFIPLVMDFVRREKLPVAVLVVGCICGATFIISGFMLLIGVLKGFRCLVCSSIVFCGIGIFFLQWLIIPLALYFIFSFVVYNYYQVDLSPDDRYRVPRRFS; encoded by the exons atgtgcaagaagttaaatattttgaaaaaatttaacatttgCACCAAGTACAGGGCCTGCATTTTCTGGGCATGCATCAATATAGTGGTGGGAATAGCTTTTATTC cTCTTGTGATGGACTTTGTAAGAAGGGAAAAGCTGCCAGTTGCAGTACTTGTTGTTGGATGCATATGTGGAGCAACCTTTATAATATCTGGTTTCATGCTCTTGATTGGTGTCCTGAAG GGTTTTCGATGTCTGGTTTGCTCATCCATAGTCTTCTGTGGTATAGGTATTTTCTTTCTACAGTGGTTAATAATACCTTTAG cactttattttattttctctttCGTTGTGTACAACTATTATCAAGTGGATTTGTCTCCTGATGATCGCTATCGAGTGCCGCGACGCTtttcataa